GTCACCATGGCACCAGTGTCCCTTTCCTCACCACCTCCATTCGAAGTTTCCTTGTTATCGTCATAGTTCTCATCGACCTCTGCATCAGTAGCTGGTGAGTCTTCATCTGATGAGAAGAAGGACTCACCCATATCCGGGAAGATTTTCCCCTTGCTCTTAGTTTGGTAACCTTCAACGTCCGTCATAATATTGTCTGCTGCCGATTTGAATGCTAACAGATGCTCTTCTCGCCCATATATGCAGAATCCCTTTATATCATCTATCCTTACTAATGACCTTTTTACTTATACTTCTCAAAAGAAGGGCCCTCGTTCCTAGCGatctgaaatttttttcttcacgGTGGCGAGTTTAGAGACAAGAGAAGGGCAGTAAAAGAAAGGATGTAAACTTGATGTTACTTAAGCAGGAAAGGCCAGTTATACAAAGCTCAAAGAGTCTAGGATGAGTGTACAAATATTTGGAGATCAAGTTACTGAAGAAAGAGCTGAAAACGCCCGTTTATCGGCGTTTGTCGGCGCCATTGCCGTGGGTGATTTGGTGAAAAGCACGTTAGGTCCAAAAGGGATGGACAAGTTGTTACAGAGTGCGTCCAGTAACACCTGCATGGTAACAAACGATGGTGCCACAATTCTAAAGTCAATTCCGCTGGACAATCCTGCCGCCAAAGTGTTGGTGAACATTAGTAAGGTGcaagatgatgaagttgGGGACGGTACCACTAGTGTCACTGTTTTGAGCGCAGAATTGCTTAGAGAGGCAGAGAAATTGATTGATCAATCTAAGATCCACCCTCAGACTATCATTGAAGGTTACCGACTAGCTTCTGCGGCTGCGTTAGATGCGTTGACGAAAGCGGCAGTTGACAACTCTCATGATAAAACCTTGTTCCGTGAGGATTTGATCCACATTGCCAAGACTACCTTGTCTTCCAAGATTCTGTCTCAGGATAAGGAACACTTTGCTGAATTAGCCACTAATGCTATTTTGAGGTTGAAAGGGTCTACAAACCTGGAACACATCCAGATCATCAAGATTCTTGGTGGGAAATTATCGGACTCGTTCCTTGACGAAGGATTTATTCTTGCTAAGAAGTTCGGTAACAACCAACCGAAGAGAATTGAAAACgcaaaaattttaatcGCTAATACTACCTTGGATACAGACAAAGTCAAAATATTCGGCACCAAATTCAAAGTTGATTCTACTGCCAAATTGGCCCAACTAGAGAAAGCAGAACGtgaaaagatgaagaacaaaattgCCAAGATTTCAAAGTTCGGAATCAACACCTTCATCAATAGACAACTAATTTACGACTACCCAGAGCAACTGTTTACAGATTTGGGCATAAACTCGATTGAACATGCTGATTTCGAAGGTGTAGAAAGACTAGCCCTAGTTACAGGAGGTGAAGTTGTGTCCACATTCGACGAACCAGGCAAGTGCAAACTGGGTGAGTGTGACGTGATCGAGGAAATTCTGCTTGGTGAACAGCCATTTCTAAAATTTAGCGGTTGCAAAGCCGGTGAAGCTTGCACAATCGTCCTGAGAGGTGCTACCGACCAAACACTTGACGAAGCTGAGAGATCCCTGCATGACGCATTGTCCGTGCTGTCGCAAACAACAAAGGAAACAAGAACAGTCCTTGGCGGTGGTTGCGCAGAGATGATCATGTCGAAGGCCGTAGACACCGAAGCCCAAAACATTGACGGGAAGAAGTCCCTTGCAGTCGAAGCATTTGCCCGCGCCCTAAGACAACTGCCAACTATCTTGGCTGACAATGCCGGTTTTGACAGCAGCGAGCTCGTATCTAAACTGAGATCTTCTATATACAATGGTATCTCCACATCAGGCCTGGACCTCAATAATGGGACCATTGCCGACATGAGACAACTCGGTATCGTCGAAAGTTATAAGCTGAAACGAGCAGTGGTCAGCTCCGCATCTGAAGCTGCTGAAGTTCTACTAAGAGTGGATAATATCATCCGTGCCAAGCCAAGAACCGCCAATAGACAACATATGTAACATATTTAGGATATATCTCAAGAATAATAAACCGCCAATGTCATTCATTATAGCAATTACTAACTGAACgcaaaaattataaactACAATGTTTGAAAACGCGAAAAAAAGGAGGACGCGTCATAAAACTTTTGGCAATTCGCGtcacaaataaaaaattttggcATCTTATCTTTCCTCTTCGAGCAGTGCTCGAGCCCTGTGTCAAGAATGTAATAATACCCATCGTAGAAACGGTCTAAAATAGAATCTATACAGCGTCAGAGCTCCTTGTCAAGAAGTCGCACCTCCTTTGTCGAGTCATTTGCaaactttttgaatcttGAGATTTTAATCTTGTTCTTTACACTAATTAATATCTTGAACAGTAGTGACTGAAACCACAAcgacaagaagaaatacaagaaaataataacaactGCTCGACGGAAAAACTACACATTGCTCAAAATAATCTCTGCTTCTAACATATACGTGTATCAAGAAGAACCAACTAGTTATGATAAAGCTTcagttttcctttttgcTGATAGCTATTACAACATTGCTCCGTATGGCAGTGGCCACACCCTACGAGGCATATCCTATCGGAAAGCAATACCCTCCAGTGGCAAGGGTCAGTGAACCGTTCACGTTCCAGATATCCAATGACACCTACAAGTCGTCTATAGACAAAACAGCCCAAATAGTATACAATTGCTTCGATCTACCAGATTGGCTTTCATTCGATTCAACTTCTAGGACGTTCTCAGGTGAACCCTCCTCTGACTTACTGTCTGACGCGAATACCACATTGTATTTCAACGTAATTCTTGAAGGAACGGACTCTGCCGACAGCATGTCTTTGAACAATACGTACCAATTTGTTGTTACGAACCGTCCATCTATCTCGTTGTCGCCTGAATTTAACCTGTTAGCACTGTTGAAAAACTACGGTTATACTAACGGTAAAAACGCTTTAAAATTGGATCCAAACGAGGTCTTCAATGTGACCTTTGACCGTTCGATGTTCACTAATGAAGACTCCATTGTGTCGTACTATGGGCGTTCCGAATTATATAACGCTCCCTTACCCAATTGGCTGTTCTTCGATTCTAATGAGTTGAAGTTTACTGGTACGGCACCGGTGATAAATTCGGCAATTGCACCAGAAACAAGCTATAGTTTTGTCATCATTGCGACGGATATCGAGGGATTTTCTGCGGTCGAAGTAGAGTTCGAATTAGTCATTGGTGCTCACCAATTAACCACCTCTATTCAAAACAATTTGATAATAAACGTTACGGAGACTGGTGACATTTCGTATGATTTACCTTTAAACTATGtttattttgatgatgatccTATCACTTCTGATAAGTTAGGCTCTATAAATCTACTTGATGCTCCGGATTGGGTTACATTAAACAATGTTACCATTTCAGGCTCTGTTCCAGATGATCTACTGGGAAAAAACTCCAACCCTGCCAATTTTTCTGTGTCTATTTATGATACTTACGGTGACGTGATTtacttcaattttgaaGTAGTCTCCACAACGAATTTGTTTGCCATTAGTTCTCTTCCTACTATTAACGCTACAAGGGGTGAATGGTTtacttattattttctacCTTCTCAGTTTACAGACTACGTGAATACAAATGTTTCTCTAGAATTTACTAATTCAAGTCAAAATCATGATTGGTTGAAGTTCCAACCCTCTAATTTAACATTGGCAGGAGAAGTGCCCAAGAGTTTTTACAAACTCTCCCTAGGCTTAAAGGCGACTCAAGGTTCCCAATCGCAAGAGTTAGATTTTAACATTATTGGCATggattcaaaaacaattcaCTCAAATCATAGTGCCAATGCTACATCTACGAAAAGTTCGTCTCACTCCACCTCAACGAGTTCTTACACATCTTCTACTCAAACtcaaacaatttcttctacttctACGGCTACCTCGTCTTCTCCAGCAGTGTTCCCTGTAGCTAGCAAAAATTCATCgcacaaaaaaaaagctgtGGCAATTGCATGTGGTGTGGCCATTCCACTAGGTGTTATACTCATAGCCATTATATGCTTCCTAATCTTTTGGAGGCGTAGAAAGGAAAACTCGGATAACGAAAAACTACCACATGCTATTAGCGGTCCCGATCTAGACAATCCTGCTAATAAGCCCAACCAAGAAAACGCAACACCTTTGAATAACccatttgatgatgatgctTCTTCATATGATGACACTTCGATAGCAAGAAGATTGGCTGCCTTGAATACTTTGAAACTAGATAATCATTCCACATCTGAATCTGACATTTCCAGCGTGGATGAGAAGAGAGATTCTTTATCAGGAATGAATATGTATAACGATGAATTTCAATCTcaaagcaaagaagaattgcTCTCAAAACCGCCAGCACAGTCTCCAGGAAGCCCGTTCTTTGATTCACAGAATAGATCTTCCTCTGTGTACATGGACAGTGAGCCAGCAGTAAATAAATCTTGGCGATATACTGGCGACCTGCCAACGGTACTTGACAGTGTCAGAGACAGCTACGGATCACAACAAACCGTGGATACAGAAAAACTATTTGATCTTGAGGCACCGAAGGAGCAAAAGCGTACATCAAGAAATGCCACCATGTCTTCATTAGATCCATGGAACAGCAATAATGACCCTTCgataagaaaatcaataacACCATCGCCACATAAGATAACAAAGCAACGTGATCTCCACTTACgtaatcttcaaaattctcAACGTGCAACAAACGGAATAACGCCTACGACAATgtcaacttcttcttctgatgaTTTTGTTCCAGTCAAAGACGGTAACAATTTTTGCTGGGTCCATAGTATGGATTCAGGTAGAAGACcaagcaagaaaagattagtcgacttttcaaataagaGTAACGTAAATGTTGGCCAAGTCAAAGACATTCATGGACGAATTCCAGAAATGTTATGATTGTGCGTAGTAGAAACATTTTGCTCAATTTTTTCCCCAGTTTTATCCTTTACTAATGGTCAACAAGCGccatatattttatttagtttttttataCTTAGAGACATTTAATTTAATCCAATTCTTAGAATTCACTTTGGACTTACAACAAAGATCCAAAAATACTCTCCTCCTCTTGATATTGCGAATATACTCCATTTAGGATATTGTCATTACCACCGCTgattaatttttcactgaACTGATGAATAATCAAAGGCCCCACATCGCAACCGACTAAAGAtgataattttattttagGGGGTTGGAAAGCATTTTCCTCTGGTAAATTCGCATCTTCCTGACATTTGACCCAGTTTGAATCTCTATCAACTTctagtttttcttccaaactATCGATCTTCCTAGTTCTGTTCAATTTATGTCCTAGTTCCAATTCGATCGCGTTAATAACTGCTTCAAATGTTACTGTGTCATCATTGATTTTAGGTAGTTTCTCCAGATGCAAAATCAAACTATTTAAGGAAGATCGGAATTCATCAAACACTTCACTTTCCGTAATGATCTGATCATCTTTATCTACATGTTGCAGTTCACCGAAATCTAGGACATACTTTTCAATACACAAATCATTCTGTTTATTAATGATGCAAATAGAGAATCTGTAAATGTGTGTTAATTTAGACAGAACGTCTAGTATAAGTTCCTCTATATAATCAATTAAAGCAGGATGTCTATTAACCGGAATGTATTGCGGCAAGTTGAATGACTGGTAAGTAGTAAAGTCGAATGACTGAGGCGGGTATACATTTCTATAAAATAAAACCAAATTGATATAGCTTTTTAAATAAATCTTTAACCACTTTTCTACCCATTTATTCATAAACTTTTCGTGCTGGCTGctagcttttctttttggatatcttttcttaaaaTCTTGTTTAACTTCGTGGAAAAGTTAATTTTAATCAAACTGCGATGTTTTTGTGGCAAGGACTACTAATTTGATTATTTGCGTTTGGGTAAGTAAATATCAACGACTAATAGACGTACATGCATATGTATTCCTCGCTTGTTTATGTTTCTACGtacttttgttttctagcaagggaaaaaatacatacaaattttttaaaagtGAAAGCATAACTTATAGGTTAGAATAAAATGGAGGAAACAAAGAGAGGCTCAgttcatcttttttccaaaaagcacccaatgataataactaaaataaaaaggatTTGCCATTTGTCAGCAACATCAGTGGTGTGagcaataataaaatcattGCTTTCGTTGCCTTTGTCGCATTCATCAAGTGTTTCTTTCATGATTTTAGCTTTATCAATGGGAATCAtaaattttccaatgaAGTAGCAATTTCGTCAAGTTCCTTTTGAGCTTCTTCATATTTGCTTTGGAATTCTTCACACTTCTTTTCCCATTCTTCCCTTTCTTCCTCCAGAGCAACAATTTTTCTACCCATTTGCTCAGTGTTCAGATCCGcctcttttaatttttccatCGCCTCCTTGAGTTTTGTTTCACTATCCTCCACTTGTTGTTCTAGATCCTGGTTCTTCTTAGTGTAGTTTTCATTGTTGGACCTCAAGTTATTGGAGTCTTCAGCCAGTTGCTTAGTATCGGACAATTGAGTTTCTAATTTCTCCACTTCACTGTCCAGTTGTTCGTTCTTAGCAGACAAAGATTTGatctcattttctttttcagtgTTAGATTGCTCTAGTTCCTTGAGCTGTTCCCTTAGctcttcatatttttcttgccaCGATTCAGATTCTAGTTTCAAGCTGTTCAATTTCTCcttgattttttccattttgcCAATTGTTATGAGAATTACGTTCTTAAAATCCAAAGGAGAAAGCTTATTGGATCAAAACTACTCATGTTAACCTACTTTTATACTAGCTTGCTATTGTTGAACCTTATACGGTTCGTATAGTGTGACAATAATAAGTAGTATTCGATTAAAGGTACGATCATTTATACTattatttcaagaaaattatcCATCTACGTATATTGATTTTACTAAAATGTTCTGATAAAACATCAGACCAAGTGAGACAAATCTCTTCTTATAGTTTTTCTGGATTCCTCATCTTGTTGCACAGAGGCCCAGACGTCATCTAAAGATAACAAGTTTTGACCTaacttctctttcttcaaattgatgaatttttctattctttgCGGCTCGTCTGCTGCAAACATCTGGAAAATTATCAGGGAAATGCTTCTCAATGCCTTATGTATATGGTCGCCTGTAGTGGTACCTTTTCTCGTAGCCTTGCGTGCCCATTGGTCAAAATTGTCTGTGTACCACTTCCAGATCGCTTCACGTACGATCTGATCTTGAGGtttctcatttttattcaatCTCTTTTTAAAGTTGTAATTAAACCCGAACAAAGCCAATTCCATTGCATCAGATTCAATGTTAGAAGTGACAAAATTCAAGATCTTTTTCACAATGTCTGAATCTAAGCAGAATCCAAGTGATTCAATTGCACCGTTTTGGATTAAGGTGGCAACATCACCACTATTCTGGACATGCAAACAGTTAACATGATTAGAAATACCAACACAGGCACTGTGTTTAaccaaatcaaaaatttttttccactgTTTGATATTTGAACAATGTTGGGACATCACAACAAGAATTGAACTCACTAATTCTAACGGCACACTTGAACGTGGGCCTTGTAACAAAAGCTTGAAATAGCCTTGACACAATTCAGCACATTTTGCAGAAgttttgttcaaaaataaaatttgGGACCACACTTTTAACTCGTAAGGATCTAAACTTTTACCAAATTCACCATGAGGCCAttcaattttattgaaaaaagggataataattttcttcttcaaaaaagattGCAGTTTAGAGCTTGTTAAACTAGCACGATCAATagtttgaagaatttccaATCCTTTAGATAATGGGGCCCAATATTTAGGTGAAACCTTCGTGGAGGAAGAAGCGATATTGCTTAATATACTACAGAGACCAAGCAAATGGATAGAATTCTGGAAGCCTTCATCTCCAATAAACTGTGATAAATCCAAAAAGATTTTCGAAAGGTCAATTTCTGATAGCGTTCCCTCATTCAATTTATCGTTGATCAGCGTATAAGACTCTTTAGATTCGTATGAAACGCGGTAATAACCTTGGGCCATATGGTTGAGCACCAAGATAGGATAATCCAACTTCAACGTCCTATCTGTTAATAGTACATTCTTAGAATCCATTTCACCATCTGGTAGAACCCCAAATAAGGGTGTTTGATATGGAACATCTTCTAACTGGTCCTCTTCCTCACTAGATAACTGATTGATAAACCTATGTTGAGTAAGTTTTGTTTGAGTATTTCCATCGTCTTGTTTTAATTCTACTTTAACGACCGGTAAGCCCGGTGTTCTTGTCCAAGATGAAATGAAATTAGTAACGTTTTGAGATTTCAGAGTTTTTCCGACATGATTCCAGATATCCATGGGCTTGACACTTCTCTCATGGAAAGTTTTGGTGTCTTCAAATACACTTTGTAGACCCTTTTGTAAATGAGATTCACCTGTAGCCAATTGTAGGGATCTTAGCATGACAATGCCTTTTGTGTATGCCTCAGGatcaaaaatatcagaTGTTTGAGAGTTGATACTGGTTTTCCGTTGCGCAATCTGGAATATGCTTTTACTATTGACATTCGATGCGTCTTTACACATGATAGGTTCTACCTGTTCTAGCAAATAAGACTCGGAAGCCCAATAATGGGGCAAGTCACCATTTTGTTCCAGCATATAGCATGCCAACCAGGTTGCAAAAGATTCATTAAACCAAAGAGATTCCCACGAATCAAAAGATATGTAATTGCCCATCCATTGATGGACCAATTCATGAACGATGAGCTGCTGTGCTTGCTCTCTGATGGATTCATTGGCCAGAGCATTTGGTGGTATGAGTAAGTGATTTAGTTGAATGGTGATCATACCGAAATTCTCCATTGCCATGTCGCTTAGATAAGGTAGTAGCACGAAATCTAACTTGGGCAAAGGATATGAACATCCAAAATAGGACTCCAAAAGTGGCAGATACTTCTGGATTGTATCCAAAGTGAACGTCGCGTTCGCAATATCCCAGGGTGCATAGATGGAAACGGGAATAGTCTTATCGCTTTTTAACTTAACCTCTGTCTttaaaaattccaaatcACCCATAGCAAAACCGAAGACAGAAGTAGTCATCAAGGGTGTCCTGGCAAATTTCACCATATGTTTTCCAGCGGTTTTCAAGGCTTCGATAGCCTCGACAGGTGTATTGGAAATGGCTTTATACTGTGAATCCATTGAAATGTTCAATTGAAAAGTGGACTTATTTGAAGGTTCATCGATACATGGGAAAATATTACAGGCAGAAAACGGTTGGCAGTGTGTAGCTACCACATGATTATTAGAAGTACCCGTTTTGCGGTCCATAAAATTTGTTTTGAAGATACCCAAAGTCTTATCGTGCTGTGTCTTTATGTTACCGATTTTACCCACATATTGCACAGACAAGACCAAAGGTAAATCGTTGGACAGTTGAATTGGGCATTCAGACTGGAAAATAGCCCAATGCTTTTTGGTATCTTGGGAGACTTGTATATTGTATTCAGTAGAGCCTAGAATGGCATGTGCAGACAAAATCACCAAATCCTTGCAGTGTAATTTGAACTGAGTAAAACTATCTTGAATAGAGGCCAAAGAGGTGGAATTCGAATTGAATTTTAAGTCGACCTTAGCGGAACCTTTGAAATTGGGTGATGACTGCTTAGGGTCAATGTCCAGGTGCAATTCGTAGTGGAAAGGTACCACAGGGTTCTCTAAAGACAGTAGCTTATCAGACATGGTAATTGGTGGAAGCCTTACTACGGTTGTGATTCTTTTACAATTGCCAAggcatattttttctatggCATCCATAAAAGGTGTGGTTGTAAAATTGgtttttcattgaaaaattaccGGCGAATGTCAAATTAGATGGGAAAGAACACTATAGTAAAGAACGGGAATATTCAAGATTATAACAAAGGCTAGTACTTCGCCTGTTAGAGGAGTCCGGgatttttgatattctgTTCTGTGTATTCTGATATGTGCTAGCCAAATTTATTTCAGCAGTATATTGACAAGACCAACATTCATATATATTCTAATCTATGTTTATATAGCGATAAACCAAAGGGTACAGGGAAGAATGAGTACAGATGTGCGGAAATCTATCGATATGTTATTTGAATTGATATATATCGTAGTCCATATAGTTTCCCCAACGCGATTGTCACGCTGGTGGCACAATACTAGTTGTGAAGGTGTCTGCTCCCCCCTCCTCCGTAACTCATGGTCACCACAATCGCTAGCACTGACAATAGCATGACGATCACCATAGTTTCACTATCCTATTTACATCATATTTGGAAGGTGGATCAGCAGGATCCGCAACAACCAATA
This genomic window from Saccharomyces mikatae IFO 1815 strain IFO1815 genome assembly, chromosome: 9 contains:
- the TMA108 gene encoding Tma108p (similar to Saccharomyces cerevisiae TMA108 (YIL137C); ancestral locus Anc_2.217), coding for MSDKLLSLENPVVPFHYELHLDIDPKQSSPNFKGSAKVDLKFNSNSTSLASIQDSFTQFKLHCKDLVILSAHAILGSTEYNIQVSQDTKKHWAIFQSECPIQLSNDLPLVLSVQYVGKIGNIKTQHDKTLGIFKTNFMDRKTGTSNNHVVATHCQPFSACNIFPCIDEPSNKSTFQLNISMDSQYKAISNTPVEAIEALKTAGKHMVKFARTPLMTTSVFGFAMGDLEFLKTEVKLKSDKTIPVSIYAPWDIANATFTLDTIQKYLPLLESYFGCSYPLPKLDFVLLPYLSDMAMENFGMITIQLNHLLIPPNALANESIREQAQQLIVHELVHQWMGNYISFDSWESLWFNESFATWLACYMLEQNGDLPHYWASESYLLEQVEPIMCKDASNVNSKSIFQIAQRKTSINSQTSDIFDPEAYTKGIVMLRSLQLATGESHLQKGLQSVFEDTKTFHERSVKPMDIWNHVGKTLKSQNVTNFISSWTRTPGLPVVKVELKQDDGNTQTKLTQHRFINQLSSEEEDQLEDVPYQTPLFGVLPDGEMDSKNVLLTDRTLKLDYPILVLNHMAQGYYRVSYESKESYTLINDKLNEGTLSEIDLSKIFLDLSQFIGDEGFQNSIHLLGLCSILSNIASSSTKVSPKYWAPLSKGLEILQTIDRASLTSSKLQSFLKKKIIIPFFNKIEWPHGEFGKSLDPYELKVWSQILFLNKTSAKCAELCQGYFKLLLQGPRSSVPLELVSSILVVMSQHCSNIKQWKKIFDLVKHSACVGISNHVNCLHVQNSGDVATLIQNGAIESLGFCLDSDIVKKILNFVTSNIESDAMELALFGFNYNFKKRLNKNEKPQDQIVREAIWKWYTDNFDQWARKATRKGTTTGDHIHKALRSISLIIFQMFAADEPQRIEKFINLKKEKLGQNLLSLDDVWASVQQDEESRKTIRRDLSHLV
- the CCT2 gene encoding chaperonin-containing T-complex subunit CCT2 (similar to Saccharomyces cerevisiae CCT2 (YIL142W); ancestral locus Anc_2.206), whose product is MSVQIFGDQVTEERAENARLSAFVGAIAVGDLVKSTLGPKGMDKLLQSASSNTCMVTNDGATILKSIPLDNPAAKVLVNISKVQDDEVGDGTTSVTVLSAELLREAEKLIDQSKIHPQTIIEGYRLASAAALDALTKAAVDNSHDKTLFREDLIHIAKTTLSSKILSQDKEHFAELATNAILRLKGSTNLEHIQIIKILGGKLSDSFLDEGFILAKKFGNNQPKRIENAKILIANTTLDTDKVKIFGTKFKVDSTAKLAQLEKAEREKMKNKIAKISKFGINTFINRQLIYDYPEQLFTDLGINSIEHADFEGVERLALVTGGEVVSTFDEPGKCKLGECDVIEEILLGEQPFLKFSGCKAGEACTIVLRGATDQTLDEAERSLHDALSVLSQTTKETRTVLGGGCAEMIMSKAVDTEAQNIDGKKSLAVEAFARALRQLPTILADNAGFDSSELVSKLRSSIYNGISTSGLDLNNGTIADMRQLGIVESYKLKRAVVSSASEAAEVLLRVDNIIRAKPRTANRQHM
- the REV7 gene encoding Rev7p (similar to Saccharomyces cerevisiae REV7 (YIL139C); ancestral locus Anc_2.211), whose amino-acid sequence is MNKWVEKWLKIYLKSYINLVLFYRNVYPPQSFDFTTYQSFNLPQYIPVNRHPALIDYIEELILDVLSKLTHIYRFSICIINKQNDLCIEKYVLDFGELQHVDKDDQIITESEVFDEFRSSLNSLILHLEKLPKINDDTVTFEAVINAIELELGHKLNRTRKIDSLEEKLEVDRDSNWVKCQEDANLPEENAFQPPKIKLSSLVGCDVGPLIIHQFSEKLISGGNDNILNGVYSQYQEEESIFGSLL
- the TPM2 gene encoding tropomyosin TPM2 (similar to Saccharomyces cerevisiae TPM2 (YIL138C) and TPM1 (YNL079C); ancestral locus Anc_2.215) is translated as MEKIKEKLNSLKLESESWQEKYEELREQLKELEQSNTEKENEIKSLSAKNEQLDSEVEKLETQLSDTKQLAEDSNNLRSNNENYTKKNQDLEQQVEDSETKLKEAMEKLKEADLNTEQMGRKIVALEEEREEWEKKCEEFQSKYEEAQKELDEIATSLENL
- the AXL2 gene encoding Axl2p (similar to Saccharomyces cerevisiae AXL2 (YIL140W); ancestral locus Anc_2.208), which encodes MIKLQFSFLLIAITTLLRMAVATPYEAYPIGKQYPPVARVSEPFTFQISNDTYKSSIDKTAQIVYNCFDLPDWLSFDSTSRTFSGEPSSDLLSDANTTLYFNVILEGTDSADSMSLNNTYQFVVTNRPSISLSPEFNLLALLKNYGYTNGKNALKLDPNEVFNVTFDRSMFTNEDSIVSYYGRSELYNAPLPNWLFFDSNELKFTGTAPVINSAIAPETSYSFVIIATDIEGFSAVEVEFELVIGAHQLTTSIQNNLIINVTETGDISYDLPLNYVYFDDDPITSDKLGSINLLDAPDWVTLNNVTISGSVPDDLLGKNSNPANFSVSIYDTYGDVIYFNFEVVSTTNLFAISSLPTINATRGEWFTYYFLPSQFTDYVNTNVSLEFTNSSQNHDWLKFQPSNLTLAGEVPKSFYKLSLGLKATQGSQSQELDFNIIGMDSKTIHSNHSANATSTKSSSHSTSTSSYTSSTQTQTISSTSTATSSSPAVFPVASKNSSHKKKAVAIACGVAIPLGVILIAIICFLIFWRRRKENSDNEKLPHAISGPDLDNPANKPNQENATPLNNPFDDDASSYDDTSIARRLAALNTLKLDNHSTSESDISSVDEKRDSLSGMNMYNDEFQSQSKEELLSKPPAQSPGSPFFDSQNRSSSVYMDSEPAVNKSWRYTGDLPTVLDSVRDSYGSQQTVDTEKLFDLEAPKEQKRTSRNATMSSLDPWNSNNDPSIRKSITPSPHKITKQRDLHLRNLQNSQRATNGITPTTMSTSSSDDFVPVKDGNNFCWVHSMDSGRRPSKKRLVDFSNKSNVNVGQVKDIHGRIPEML